In the Euphorbia lathyris chromosome 5, ddEupLath1.1, whole genome shotgun sequence genome, one interval contains:
- the LOC136230175 gene encoding thymidine kinase, giving the protein MAAFRSAISFNSIEGHHKSPAGEIHVILGPMFAGKTTALLRRVNSEANNGRNVAMIKSSKDNRYAIDSVVSHDGLRFPCLALPDLTSFQKKLGDDAYQKIDVIGIDEAQFFEDLYDFCCKAVETDGKTVIVAGLDGDYLRRSFGSVLGIIPLADSVTKLTARCELCGKRAFFTLRKTEETQTELIAGADVYMPVCRQHFVNGQVVKEAARSVLESCKLQSELPATCN; this is encoded by the exons ATGGCTGCTTTTAGATCTGCTATTTCCTTCAACTCTATCGAGGGTCACCATAAGTCACCTGCCGGTGAAATTCACGTCATCTTGGGCCCCATGTTTGCCGGCAAAACCACCGCTCTTCTCCGTCGAGTCAACTCCGAAGCCAATAATGGAAG AAATGTGGCAATGATAAAATCAAGCAAGGACAATAGGTATGCTATAGATTCAGTGGTTTCTCACGACGGCTTGAGGTTTCCCTGCTTGGCACTGCCGGATCTCACTTCCTTTCAGAAGAAGCTTGGTGATGATGCTTACCAAAAG ATTGATGTTATTGGCATTGATGAAGCTCAATTTTTTGAAGACCTTTATGATTTCTGCTGCAAGGCTGTTGAAACTGATGGGAAGACTGTAATTGTAGCTGGTCTTGATGGCGATTATTTGAG GAGGAGCTTTGGTTCAGTTTTGGGCATAATTCCACTTGCTGACAGTGTAACCAAATTGACTGCAAGATGTGAACTTTGTGGGAAACGAGCCTTCTTCACACTGAGGAAGACAGAGGAGACCCAAACTGAACTCATTGCTGGTGCTGATGTTTATATGCCAGTCTGCCGTCAACACTTTGTTAATGGACAAGTAGTCAAGGAAGCTGCAAGAAGTGTTCTGGAATCATGCAAACTTCAGTCTGAGCTACCTGCAACTTGCAATTAA